In Zunongwangia profunda SM-A87, the following proteins share a genomic window:
- the metK gene encoding methionine adenosyltransferase has product MAYLFTSESVSEGHPDKIADQISDTLLDNFLAFDEESKVACETLVTTGQVVLAGEVRSNTYLDVQQIARDVINDIGYTKGAYQFSGDSCGVISLIHEQSPDINQGVDRATKEEQGAGDQGMMFGYATTETANFMPLALDISHKMVYELAELRREGNEIPYLRPDAKSQVTIEYSDDNIPQRIVAIVLSTQHDQFMENDEEMLAKIKKDIIEILMPRVIAQLPEYVQELFNNDIKYHINPTGKFVIGGPHGDAGLTGRKIIVDTYGGKGAHGGGAFSGKDPSKVDRSAAYASRHIAKNLVAAGVADEVLVQVSYAIGVVEPTSISVDTYGTSKVAMSNGEIAKKVGEIFDMRPFAIEERLNLRNPIYRETAAYGHMGKEPKKVTKIFKSPYNGEIKKEVELFTWEKLDYVDKVKDAFGL; this is encoded by the coding sequence ATGGCTTACTTATTTACTTCAGAAAGTGTTTCTGAAGGACACCCAGATAAGATTGCAGATCAGATTAGTGATACTTTATTGGATAATTTTCTGGCTTTTGATGAAGAATCAAAAGTAGCCTGCGAAACTTTAGTAACAACAGGACAGGTAGTATTAGCCGGCGAAGTTCGCTCTAACACGTATCTGGACGTACAACAAATCGCCCGTGACGTAATCAATGACATTGGATACACAAAAGGTGCTTATCAATTTAGCGGGGATTCTTGTGGTGTGATTTCTTTAATCCACGAGCAATCACCAGATATTAATCAGGGTGTAGACCGTGCTACCAAAGAAGAACAGGGGGCTGGCGACCAGGGAATGATGTTTGGTTATGCTACTACAGAGACCGCTAACTTTATGCCTTTGGCTTTAGATATTTCTCACAAAATGGTGTACGAACTTGCTGAGCTAAGACGCGAAGGAAACGAAATTCCTTATTTACGCCCAGACGCGAAAAGCCAGGTAACTATCGAATATAGTGATGACAATATTCCCCAGCGCATCGTAGCCATCGTACTTTCCACACAGCATGATCAGTTTATGGAAAATGATGAGGAAATGTTGGCTAAAATTAAGAAAGATATTATTGAGATCCTAATGCCGCGTGTCATTGCACAACTCCCTGAATATGTACAGGAATTGTTTAACAATGACATCAAATATCATATAAACCCTACCGGAAAATTTGTAATTGGCGGACCGCATGGAGATGCCGGACTTACCGGTAGAAAAATCATCGTGGATACTTACGGTGGTAAAGGTGCTCATGGTGGTGGTGCTTTTTCTGGTAAAGATCCTAGTAAAGTAGACCGCTCTGCAGCTTATGCTTCCAGACATATTGCCAAAAACCTGGTCGCAGCCGGAGTTGCAGACGAAGTTTTGGTTCAGGTATCGTATGCTATTGGTGTGGTAGAACCAACTTCGATTTCTGTAGATACTTATGGAACATCTAAAGTGGCAATGAGCAATGGTGAGATCGCTAAAAAAGTAGGTGAAATTTTTGATATGCGACCTTTCGCTATCGAAGAGCGCTTAAATCTTAGAAATCCTATTTATCGCGAAACTGCTGCTTATGGGCATATGGGAAAAGAACCCAAAAAAGTAACCAAGATCTTTAAAAGTCCTTATAACGGCGAAATTAAGAAAGAAGTAGAACTATTTACATGGGAAAAATTAGACTATGTAGATAAGGTAAAAGATGCTTTTGGATTATAG
- a CDS encoding DinB family protein produces the protein MMNNKKPEVWLRGELPGISTLLQPAAHALLQSKEEVFKYTEGFPEFLLWKRPAGRASVGFHLQHITGVLDRMLTYAEEQQLSEKQFEYLRNEGAEIPEIKIDHLTQAFTEKVAQAIDIFKNTAEEKLTQKRTVGRKQLPSSLIGLYFHAAEHSQRHIGQMLVTISVLRNQNN, from the coding sequence ATGATGAACAACAAGAAACCTGAAGTCTGGTTAAGAGGGGAGCTGCCGGGTATTTCGACATTACTACAACCGGCCGCACATGCGCTATTACAGTCTAAAGAGGAGGTGTTTAAATATACGGAGGGTTTTCCCGAGTTTTTACTTTGGAAGCGACCGGCTGGAAGAGCCAGTGTTGGATTTCATTTACAACATATCACCGGAGTTTTAGATCGAATGTTAACTTATGCGGAAGAACAGCAACTTTCTGAAAAACAGTTTGAATATCTTAGGAATGAAGGTGCAGAAATTCCAGAAATTAAAATTGATCATTTGACTCAGGCTTTTACTGAAAAAGTAGCGCAGGCCATAGACATATTTAAGAACACCGCTGAAGAAAAGCTTACACAAAAACGAACAGTTGGAAGAAAGCAATTACCCTCTAGTCTTATTGGGCTATACTTTCACGCCGCAGAACATAGCCAAAGACATATCGGACAAATGTTGGTCACGATAAGTGTGTTGAGAAATCAAAATAATTAA
- a CDS encoding DUF6122 family protein: MLQSIFHYSMHFLAIGIIAYFFDKKTWKQNWIILAVTMLVDIDHIFASPFFDPNRCGIGFHPLHSQIAIICYILGAVFLKKGIFKLIFIGLCFHMLTDFIDCLWTFSKCGDCYENSALKQLISNSM; encoded by the coding sequence TTGCTACAGTCTATTTTTCATTACTCCATGCATTTTTTAGCGATAGGAATCATCGCTTATTTTTTTGATAAAAAAACCTGGAAACAAAATTGGATTATATTGGCTGTCACCATGCTGGTGGATATAGATCATATCTTTGCCAGTCCTTTTTTTGACCCTAATCGCTGCGGAATTGGTTTTCATCCCCTCCACTCCCAAATTGCAATTATCTGTTATATTTTAGGAGCTGTTTTTTTAAAAAAAGGAATTTTTAAACTGATTTTTATAGGCTTATGCTTTCACATGCTAACCGATTTTATAGATTGTTTATGGACATTCTCCAAATGCGGAGACTGTTATGAAAATTCAGCTTTAAAACAACTCATTTCAAATAGCATGTAA
- a CDS encoding DUF3857 domain-containing protein: MKRLQSICTFITCIWLCAVSAQSNQVFQSKTPNWVTPIEAKLSSEKKELDNAPFLYLLVDSQYNLIEQKAYRHMAFKVLNSEGVQEMSDFTIEFDPDFQSLFIHKINIYREGKVIDQLDLNQIKTVQRETNLERHLYDGSLSALFNLTEVRVGDIIEYSYTRQGFTPVHHGKFSTEEYLEYSLPVVYIYGRYIVPKTEPLEIRFFNGNTKPEITAHANYIEYVVKNENPETTLYDANVPVWYDASQSYQISQFQSWNDVAKNYNQYYQISAADRNWLHAKAKEIVEADTIFDDSIVPLVRFVQDKIRYLGFENGLSSHKPSNPKDIFNRRYGDCKDKSFLLSELLKSYQIDAHPILVNSSFGNTINEDLPSPNSFDHCIVQYKKFNKDYFIDPTISNQGIDAEEIFTPDYGYGLILDDNTTALTKFEKPDYGKANITETFIIDSIGGSTRLKVETVYTGSKADNTRAEFNANGLSSIQKSYLDFYSLAYNDIEVAQDMYFKDDRNQKNTFTVYEEYVIPNHWAAMPEDPEQIYSEYYALAIDNFMFPQKTAKRKSPYYINESTNVDYNIVIFTPEKWSIKPDYYKSDNPYFEYTYETKYSNARIDLIHKYKALSDHVPAEDYSEFLKAHEKASENISYYLTYNTGMAQSLAATGDSDISWFAVILFLVVFTGVGFLCRLIYTNYEIPSKAHPDDHRPIGGWLVLIAIGLCISPILSFFPMISNDYFTSNYFSLWSTGNEALVLLVFFEVIFNAASIAFNILILIIFFKRRSIAPRLIIAFYAFNLIGLSIDALAASTIPSIQSITATADIYSEVLKSLISCLIWIPYFIYSERVKDTFVNTYKKHNTAANDIENMDLIKD, from the coding sequence ATGAAGCGCTTACAATCAATCTGCACGTTTATCACGTGTATTTGGCTATGTGCTGTTTCAGCACAAAGTAATCAGGTCTTTCAATCAAAAACACCAAACTGGGTTACTCCAATAGAGGCTAAACTCTCTTCAGAAAAAAAAGAACTCGATAATGCTCCTTTTCTTTATCTGCTTGTCGATTCACAATACAATTTAATTGAGCAAAAGGCCTATCGTCACATGGCTTTTAAAGTTCTTAATAGTGAAGGTGTGCAGGAAATGAGCGATTTCACTATTGAATTTGATCCCGATTTTCAAAGCTTGTTTATACACAAAATCAATATTTACCGTGAAGGAAAAGTCATTGACCAGTTAGATTTAAACCAAATTAAAACCGTACAGCGTGAAACCAATTTAGAGCGGCATTTATATGATGGCTCCCTTTCTGCTCTTTTTAATCTAACAGAAGTAAGAGTAGGCGACATCATTGAATATAGCTATACACGCCAGGGATTTACCCCTGTTCATCATGGAAAGTTTTCTACAGAAGAGTATTTGGAATATTCGCTTCCCGTGGTATATATCTACGGAAGATATATTGTTCCTAAGACAGAACCCCTAGAGATCAGGTTTTTTAACGGAAATACTAAACCCGAAATTACAGCGCATGCAAACTATATAGAATATGTAGTAAAAAACGAAAATCCCGAAACCACTCTTTACGATGCAAACGTACCAGTTTGGTATGATGCATCACAATCTTACCAGATCTCCCAGTTTCAATCCTGGAATGATGTGGCTAAAAATTATAATCAGTATTATCAAATATCAGCTGCAGATAGAAACTGGTTACACGCAAAGGCCAAAGAAATTGTGGAAGCCGATACCATTTTCGATGATTCCATTGTTCCGTTAGTTAGGTTTGTTCAGGATAAAATAAGGTATTTAGGTTTCGAAAATGGCTTAAGCTCCCATAAACCCAGTAATCCTAAAGATATTTTTAACCGCAGATATGGTGATTGTAAAGACAAATCCTTTTTGCTGAGTGAACTTTTAAAGTCCTATCAAATCGATGCGCACCCAATTCTGGTTAATTCTTCTTTCGGAAACACCATAAATGAAGATTTACCATCTCCAAATTCTTTTGATCATTGCATTGTGCAGTATAAAAAATTCAATAAGGATTATTTTATTGATCCCACGATAAGCAATCAGGGCATTGATGCTGAAGAAATCTTCACACCAGATTATGGGTACGGACTTATTTTAGATGATAACACTACAGCACTTACTAAATTCGAAAAACCTGATTACGGAAAAGCCAATATCACTGAAACCTTTATTATCGATTCTATTGGAGGGTCAACACGACTTAAAGTAGAAACGGTTTATACGGGTTCTAAAGCAGATAATACCAGGGCCGAATTTAATGCGAACGGTTTAAGCAGTATTCAAAAAAGCTATCTTGATTTCTATAGTCTTGCCTATAATGATATCGAAGTAGCTCAAGATATGTATTTTAAAGATGACCGTAACCAAAAGAATACCTTTACGGTCTACGAAGAATATGTAATCCCTAATCACTGGGCAGCAATGCCAGAGGATCCCGAGCAGATCTATTCAGAATACTACGCATTGGCAATCGATAATTTTATGTTTCCGCAGAAAACTGCAAAACGTAAATCTCCTTATTATATTAACGAAAGCACTAATGTCGATTATAATATCGTCATTTTCACCCCTGAAAAATGGAGCATTAAACCCGACTATTATAAATCAGACAATCCTTATTTTGAATATACCTATGAAACCAAATACTCGAATGCCAGGATTGACCTTATCCATAAATACAAAGCTTTAAGTGATCATGTACCTGCTGAAGATTATTCAGAATTTCTAAAAGCGCACGAAAAAGCCTCGGAAAATATATCGTATTACCTTACCTATAATACAGGAATGGCTCAAAGTTTAGCCGCTACGGGTGATTCTGATATTTCCTGGTTTGCAGTTATTTTATTTTTAGTGGTATTTACCGGTGTGGGATTTCTATGTCGTTTAATTTATACCAACTACGAGATTCCGTCAAAAGCACATCCAGATGATCATCGTCCCATTGGGGGTTGGTTAGTTTTAATAGCAATAGGGCTTTGTATTTCTCCAATACTTAGCTTCTTTCCTATGATCAGCAATGATTATTTCACCTCTAATTATTTTTCACTTTGGTCCACCGGGAATGAAGCTTTAGTATTACTTGTATTTTTTGAAGTTATTTTCAACGCTGCTTCGATTGCTTTTAATATTTTAATATTGATCATTTTCTTTAAAAGAAGATCAATCGCTCCAAGACTGATAATTGCCTTTTATGCCTTTAATCTTATAGGCTTAAGTATAGATGCTCTGGCGGCATCAACTATTCCATCTATACAGTCTATAACCGCGACTGCAGACATCTACAGTGAAGTACTAAAATCATTAATCAGCTGCTTGATATGGATTCCTTATTTTATATATTCTGAACGAGTTAAGGATACTTTTGTAAATACTTATAAAAAGCACAACACAGCAGCAAATGACATTGAAAACATGGATCTAATTAAAGATTAG
- a CDS encoding 2-hydroxyacid dehydrogenase, with product MSVLVVAPGRDVSHWVETLKSQHPGMNVYVYPEDHDNEEVEFAITWKHPRGLFKNYPNLKVVASMGAGVDHITSDPEFPEDVKITRVVDKQLTSDLSEFVLALVLNHTRHLSAYKHQEKDSNWNVLKYCRNSDMKVGIMGMGVIGTATAQLLAKNNFKVSGWSRTEKDCEDITSYYGDNSLEDFLQASEILICLLPLTDATSGILNKELFEKLPKGAYVINVGRGEHLEENDLIEMIDSGHLAGAALDVFKEEPLPEDHAFWEHERITITPHTASLTEAESVIPQIVENYERFQDGEELKNLVEQDRGY from the coding sequence ATGTCAGTATTAGTTGTAGCTCCCGGGAGAGATGTATCCCACTGGGTAGAAACCCTTAAAAGTCAACATCCGGGAATGAATGTTTATGTTTATCCTGAAGATCATGATAATGAAGAAGTAGAATTCGCCATTACATGGAAGCATCCACGCGGACTATTCAAAAACTATCCGAATTTAAAAGTTGTAGCCTCCATGGGAGCCGGTGTGGATCATATCACTTCAGACCCTGAATTTCCGGAAGATGTGAAAATCACAAGAGTGGTAGATAAACAATTAACCAGTGATTTAAGCGAGTTTGTTCTGGCCCTGGTACTAAATCATACCCGACACCTTTCGGCCTATAAACATCAGGAAAAAGATAGTAACTGGAATGTGCTAAAATATTGTCGCAATAGTGATATGAAAGTTGGAATAATGGGAATGGGCGTTATTGGTACTGCCACAGCTCAGCTTTTAGCCAAAAATAACTTTAAAGTCTCAGGTTGGTCCCGTACAGAAAAAGATTGTGAAGACATCACCTCGTATTACGGTGATAATAGTCTGGAAGATTTTTTACAAGCCTCTGAAATTTTGATATGCCTTTTACCGTTAACCGATGCAACCAGCGGAATTTTAAATAAAGAATTGTTTGAAAAACTTCCAAAAGGAGCTTATGTGATCAATGTTGGTCGTGGGGAACATTTAGAAGAAAACGATCTTATAGAAATGATCGATAGTGGGCATCTTGCCGGTGCTGCTTTAGATGTTTTTAAAGAAGAGCCTTTACCAGAAGACCATGCTTTTTGGGAACATGAAAGAATCACCATTACTCCACATACCGCAAGTTTAACCGAAGCTGAATCTGTTATCCCTCAAATTGTAGAAAATTACGAACGTTTTCAGGATGGCGAAGAACTTAAGAACCTGGTAGAACAGGATCGTGGTTATTAA
- a CDS encoding SLC13 family permease, which yields MELYITAAIIFIGIFLFIKDYFSIDTTSILIMALFIVSGVLSPEEGFSGFNHPATITLGCMFVVSAAIFKSGIIDSFSDKIIRIAKINYVFALMIFCFSAALFSAFINDTAVVAILIPMALLVCRETGINPSRLLIPISFSALFGGTCTLIGTSTNILVSGIAKKSGLEPFNMFEFTLPALCLLAIGLTYLIMVGPWLLPKRAGAHESGLTKEAQNYLAEVVLGKDSTDVDHAIVQSKLVSQYGAQILSIKRNHHRMYEINGDTILRAEDSMKILIDPQHLSQLMDKGGYTLIGDKTNLLESENKKDNKDEKTIYEVMIPYGSPLAERSLRQLNFRNIYYASVLALRHRKEIITQDFSNVVLKEGDMLLLYAAQKDIQALTSRKLMVVLSNYQAKKINYKKAIPALLITLGVVLSAALNLTSILISAMVGSLLLVTTSILKPKEAYDAIEWKVIFMMAGVLSMGKALEKTGGSELISQFIFEQIGDLNPSIILSLVFLITFLSTNILSSKAAAALMAPIVISLAGALQLSEKPFLIGVMFACSLTFMTPVSYPTNTMVYGAGNYKFNDFLKFGTPLNFIIWIAASFIIPVFFPFEV from the coding sequence ATGGAACTTTACATTACAGCGGCGATAATTTTTATTGGGATTTTTCTTTTTATAAAGGATTATTTCTCGATCGATACCACCTCTATTCTTATCATGGCGCTTTTTATTGTAAGCGGAGTTCTTAGTCCTGAAGAAGGTTTTTCCGGGTTTAACCACCCTGCTACTATTACGCTGGGCTGCATGTTTGTGGTGAGCGCTGCTATTTTTAAAAGCGGGATCATCGATAGCTTTAGTGATAAGATCATCAGGATAGCAAAGATAAATTACGTTTTTGCCCTCATGATCTTTTGTTTTTCTGCTGCCTTATTTTCAGCATTTATAAACGATACCGCTGTAGTAGCTATATTAATACCAATGGCCTTACTGGTTTGTAGAGAAACCGGCATAAACCCCTCTAGGTTATTAATTCCTATTTCTTTTTCGGCATTATTTGGCGGCACCTGTACTTTAATAGGCACCTCAACAAATATTTTGGTAAGCGGAATTGCTAAAAAAAGTGGATTGGAGCCCTTTAATATGTTCGAGTTTACACTACCTGCTTTATGTTTACTTGCCATTGGTTTAACCTACCTTATTATGGTAGGTCCCTGGTTATTACCTAAACGTGCGGGAGCTCATGAAAGTGGTCTTACCAAAGAAGCTCAAAATTATTTAGCAGAAGTTGTTTTAGGCAAAGACAGCACAGATGTAGACCATGCTATCGTACAATCGAAACTGGTAAGCCAGTATGGCGCTCAAATCCTGTCGATTAAAAGAAACCATCATCGTATGTATGAAATCAATGGAGATACGATATTACGCGCTGAAGATTCCATGAAAATTTTGATCGATCCGCAACACCTTTCACAATTGATGGATAAGGGTGGGTATACCTTAATAGGTGATAAAACAAATCTTCTGGAGTCCGAAAATAAAAAAGACAATAAGGACGAAAAAACGATCTATGAAGTAATGATCCCTTATGGTTCTCCCTTAGCCGAGCGTTCTTTGCGACAACTAAATTTCAGAAATATTTACTACGCATCGGTATTAGCCCTTAGGCACCGTAAAGAAATTATCACACAAGATTTTTCAAACGTGGTTTTAAAAGAAGGTGATATGCTATTGCTATATGCCGCACAAAAAGATATTCAGGCCTTAACCTCCAGAAAATTAATGGTGGTGTTATCTAATTACCAGGCTAAAAAAATAAATTATAAAAAAGCGATCCCGGCTTTATTGATCACCCTTGGGGTAGTTTTATCTGCCGCACTAAATCTAACCTCTATCTTAATTAGTGCAATGGTTGGTAGTTTATTATTAGTTACGACCTCTATTTTAAAACCAAAAGAAGCTTACGATGCTATAGAATGGAAAGTTATTTTTATGATGGCCGGGGTACTCTCTATGGGAAAAGCTTTAGAAAAAACCGGAGGATCTGAATTGATATCGCAGTTTATCTTCGAGCAAATTGGCGATCTTAACCCTAGCATTATATTAAGTTTGGTTTTTCTTATTACCTTTCTATCTACAAACATACTAAGCAGTAAAGCCGCAGCCGCATTAATGGCTCCTATTGTTATAAGCCTTGCCGGCGCTTTACAGTTAAGCGAAAAACCATTTTTAATTGGAGTGATGTTTGCCTGTTCATTAACTTTTATGACACCGGTTAGCTATCCAACAAACACTATGGTCTATGGTGCTGGAAACTATAAGTTTAATGATTTTTTAAAGTTTGGAACACCATTAAATTTTATTATTTGGATTGCAGCATCGTTTATTATCCCGGTGTTCTTCCCTTTTGAAGTTTAA
- a CDS encoding universal stress protein: MLIKNILVAVDFNEAVGEMLTYAEHFAEKFEAKVWLVHVAEADPDFVGYEIGPQYIRDTKAEEFRQEHRMLQQLCDSFIQNNIDSEALLIQGSTVETILEEAKKLNTDMLIVGTHKHGFFYNLFAESVAMEILKQSKIPVFTVPIEE, encoded by the coding sequence ATGCTCATCAAAAATATCCTAGTGGCTGTAGATTTTAATGAAGCCGTTGGCGAAATGCTCACCTATGCTGAACATTTTGCTGAAAAATTCGAAGCAAAAGTATGGCTGGTTCATGTAGCTGAAGCAGATCCTGATTTTGTGGGCTATGAAATTGGGCCACAATATATTCGCGATACCAAAGCTGAAGAGTTTAGACAGGAACATCGAATGCTACAACAGCTTTGCGATTCATTCATCCAAAATAATATAGATTCTGAAGCACTTCTAATTCAAGGCTCTACCGTTGAAACTATTTTAGAAGAAGCCAAAAAACTGAACACGGATATGTTGATTGTTGGCACCCACAAGCACGGATTCTTTTATAATCTTTTTGCAGAAAGTGTCGCTATGGAAATTCTAAAGCAATCAAAAATCCCAGTGTTTACGGTTCCTATTGAAGAGTGA
- a CDS encoding pyridoxal-phosphate dependent enzyme has translation MEVFTKERLLQVHERISPYIHETPILTSRLINEIADCSIYFKCENFQKMGAFKMRGATNAILQLSQEDQKKGVVTHSSGNFAQALSLAAKSLGITAYIVMPSSAPQVKKDAVKTYGGIIIECPPTLKNREETAQKIVEEKGATFVHPSNDIEVILGQGTAALELLQKQPHLDLVITPIGGGGLIGGTALAVNLFAKSAKTIGAEPFEVDDAYRSLISGTIETNQSTNTIADGLKTQLGDQNFPIIQKHVEEIIRVTEEEIKNALKLIWERMKIIVEPSSAVALAAVLKEPAKFKNKQIGVIISGGNVDFNQIQL, from the coding sequence ATGGAAGTTTTCACCAAAGAAAGATTATTACAAGTACACGAGCGTATCTCTCCCTACATTCACGAAACCCCAATTTTAACTTCACGCTTAATTAATGAAATTGCTGATTGCTCCATCTATTTTAAATGCGAGAATTTTCAAAAAATGGGTGCTTTTAAAATGCGTGGTGCCACCAATGCTATTTTACAGCTTAGCCAGGAAGATCAGAAAAAGGGAGTAGTTACGCATTCTTCAGGAAATTTCGCTCAGGCATTATCTTTGGCCGCTAAAAGCTTAGGAATTACAGCCTATATTGTGATGCCCTCTAGCGCTCCACAAGTTAAAAAAGATGCTGTTAAAACTTACGGCGGAATAATCATTGAATGCCCACCGACTTTAAAAAACCGTGAGGAAACCGCTCAAAAAATCGTTGAGGAAAAAGGAGCTACATTTGTACATCCTTCTAATGATATCGAAGTGATTTTAGGACAGGGAACAGCTGCTTTAGAATTGCTTCAAAAGCAACCTCATCTTGATCTCGTGATTACCCCTATTGGTGGTGGCGGACTTATAGGCGGTACTGCACTGGCTGTAAATTTATTTGCTAAAAGTGCAAAAACCATAGGCGCTGAACCTTTTGAAGTAGATGATGCCTATCGCTCGCTAATTTCAGGGACAATTGAAACTAACCAGAGTACAAATACCATCGCAGATGGATTAAAAACGCAGCTTGGCGACCAGAACTTCCCGATCATTCAAAAACACGTGGAAGAAATCATTAGAGTGACGGAAGAGGAGATCAAAAATGCGCTAAAATTAATATGGGAACGCATGAAAATTATAGTAGAACCATCCAGTGCTGTAGCTTTAGCAGCCGTTTTAAAAGAACCCGCTAAATTTAAAAACAAGCAAATTGGTGTAATCATTTCTGGCGGAAATGTAGATTTTAATCAAATCCAGCTATAA
- a CDS encoding DUF202 domain-containing protein, which yields MRRVKLSNPFKTRIIDEKLIREHLALERTKLANERTLLAYIRASLYLLIGGLALLQIKEYPELHWLGYGAFSVSIIFLSVGIIRYIHLNRKLTRLLRPETTSENNES from the coding sequence ATGAGAAGAGTAAAACTGAGTAATCCTTTTAAAACAAGAATCATTGATGAGAAACTTATCAGGGAACATCTTGCTTTAGAAAGGACAAAACTTGCAAACGAACGGACGCTACTTGCGTACATCAGAGCTTCACTATACTTACTTATAGGTGGGCTTGCGCTCCTCCAAATTAAAGAATATCCCGAATTACATTGGTTGGGATACGGTGCATTTTCAGTAAGTATTATATTTTTGTCGGTAGGGATCATACGGTACATTCACCTAAATAGAAAACTAACCCGACTTTTACGTCCCGAAACAACATCTGAAAATAACGAATCTTAA
- a CDS encoding acyl-CoA dehydrogenase family protein, with the protein MSFFKKVRNTVNLLKSVDMDQLAKINQQIDLSEAMKTLGKLDERQLAGLMKMLKTKRHKSQSDLPPIDGDFYNLDYKLTKEQRELQMKVRHLMEDEIRPLVNDHWNRAKFPFEIIEKFKKLNIAGIPYEGYGCPNLPFLMEGIIAQEIARVDVSTSTFFGVHSGLAMGSIYLCGSEEQKQKWLPQMQKLEKIGAFGLTEPNVGSGVAGGLETTCKFDGENWILNGQKKWIGNATFADVTIIWARDEDSNQVKGFLVEKDNPGFKAEKMEDKMALRIVQNAIITLTDCKVAESDRLQNANSFKDTANVLRMTRAGVAWQAVGCARGAYESALKYTRKREQFGRPIASYQLVQNHLVEMVSNLTAMQTLCFRLSEMQDQDMLTDEHASLAKVYCSMRMRDVVSRAREVMGGNGILLEHDVARFVADAEAIYSYEGTKEINSLIVGRAITGYSAFVS; encoded by the coding sequence ATGTCCTTTTTCAAAAAAGTTAGAAACACGGTAAACCTGTTAAAGTCGGTTGATATGGATCAACTGGCAAAAATCAACCAACAAATTGATTTATCTGAAGCCATGAAGACTTTAGGTAAATTAGATGAGCGCCAACTTGCCGGACTCATGAAAATGTTAAAAACAAAGCGTCACAAATCGCAAAGTGACCTCCCTCCTATAGATGGCGATTTTTACAATCTGGATTACAAACTTACCAAAGAACAGCGTGAATTGCAGATGAAAGTACGCCATCTTATGGAAGATGAGATTCGGCCTTTAGTCAATGATCACTGGAATCGGGCAAAATTCCCATTCGAGATCATCGAAAAATTCAAAAAACTGAATATTGCCGGTATTCCTTACGAAGGCTATGGTTGCCCTAATCTTCCATTTTTAATGGAAGGGATTATTGCTCAGGAAATTGCCAGGGTAGATGTTTCTACCTCAACTTTCTTTGGTGTTCACAGTGGCTTGGCTATGGGCTCTATTTATTTATGCGGTAGCGAAGAACAAAAGCAAAAATGGCTTCCACAGATGCAAAAACTAGAGAAAATTGGGGCTTTCGGATTAACCGAACCTAACGTAGGCTCTGGTGTGGCCGGTGGATTAGAAACCACCTGTAAGTTTGATGGTGAAAACTGGATTTTAAACGGACAAAAAAAATGGATTGGTAATGCCACTTTCGCCGATGTGACTATTATTTGGGCACGTGATGAAGATAGCAACCAGGTGAAAGGATTTTTGGTAGAAAAAGACAATCCAGGCTTTAAAGCTGAAAAAATGGAAGATAAAATGGCACTTCGTATCGTACAAAATGCCATTATCACGCTTACGGATTGTAAAGTTGCAGAGAGTGATCGATTGCAAAACGCCAATTCGTTTAAAGATACGGCCAATGTATTACGAATGACGCGTGCCGGTGTGGCCTGGCAGGCAGTGGGCTGTGCTCGTGGTGCCTATGAAAGTGCTTTAAAGTATACCCGAAAAAGAGAACAATTTGGGCGACCAATTGCTTCGTATCAATTAGTACAAAACCATCTGGTAGAAATGGTTTCTAACCTTACTGCCATGCAAACTTTATGTTTTAGACTTTCAGAAATGCAGGATCAGGATATGCTTACCGATGAGCATGCCTCTTTAGCTAAAGTTTACTGCAGTATGAGGATGCGGGATGTGGTAAGCCGTGCTCGTGAAGTAATGGGCGGTAACGGAATTTTACTAGAACACGATGTTGCTCGTTTTGTAGCCGACGCCGAGGCTATTTATAGTTACGAGGGAACCAAGGAAATAAACTCATTAATAGTGGGTAGAGCCATTACAGGCTATAGTGCTTTTGTTAGCTAA